AGCGTTGATCACGGTGCGGCCGATGCTGCCCGCAGCTCCCACCACGGCGTCGGCAATACCTCCGGCGGCCGAACCGGCCGCCCGTTGCCGCCGCTCGACGGTGCGGGCGTAAGCACGCAGCGCAGCCGCCAGCGAGTCGGTGTCACGGGCCAGTGCGTAGAGGCGTGATCCGTTGTCGGACAACCTCTTGCGGTACTGCGCCGCGGCGTCGCCGCGCCAGTCGACACCCTGGGCCGACGACGTGCGCCGGGCGTAGCTGCGCAGATCGCGCGCCACACCGGCGACCCGAGCGGCCGCCCCTCTGATCTGGTCTGCATCGTCCATGCCGGCAAACTACGGACGGCGCGCCGCCGCCACCGTCGCCTCGCAGCGAGCTGTGCGCCACCGTCCCGCGGCGGTGGGGCTGTGGGAAGAAGCGGGCGGACACCCGCGCTGCAAGTCGACGAAGAGACACAACGAAGGCCCCGGAATTCCGGGGCCTTCGCCGTCGTCAGCGCGCGAGTTGCAGCGCGAGTGTCCGCTCGCGGGCTACTGAGTCTTCACCGCGGCCAGCAGCATGTTCGCCACGTCGACCACCTCGACGTCGTCGCGGGCGCGACCGTCCGACTGCTCGGCGGTCAGGCCGTCGGTGAGCATCACGCGGCAGAACGGGCAGCCGATCGCGATGCGGTCGGCGCCGGTGGCGATGGCCTCCTGGGTGCGGTTGAGGTTGATCCGCGAACCCAGCTTCTCCTCCATCCACATCCGTGCACCGCCGGCGCCGCAGCAGAACGACGTCATGCCGCTGCGCTCCATCTCGCGGTACTCCACCCCGGGCAGCGCACCGATCAGCTCGCGCGGCGGGGCGTAGACGTTGTTGTGGCGCCCCAGGTAGCACGGGTCGTGATAGGTGACCGAGCGGCCGGTCGACGCGGCGCCGACCGACGACGGGGTGTCGCCCGGGCGGGTCACCGGGGTCAGCTTCTTCTCGCGCACGAGGCGGTTGAGCAGCTGGGTGTGGTGCAGCACCTCGTAGTTGCCGCCGACCTGCGGGTACTCGTTCTTCAGGGTGTTGAAGCAGTGGGCGCAGGTGACGATGATCTTGCTCGCACCGGCCTCGTTGAGGGTCTCGACGTTCTGCTGGGCGAGGGCCTGGAACAGCATCTCGTTGCCGGCCCGGCGGGCGGAGTCGCCGGTGCAGGTCTCGCCGTCACCGAGCACCGCGAAGTCGACGCCGGCGAGGTCGAGCAGTTCGGCCACCGCGCGGGTGGTCTTCTTGGCGCGGTCCTCGTAGGCGCCGGCGCAGCCGACCCAGAACAGGTAGTCGACCTCGGACAGCGACTCGACGTCCTGGCCGAAGACCTTCACCTCGAACGGGAGGTCCTTGGCCCAGTCGAGGCGGGCGCGGGCGGCCATGCCCCACGGGTTGCCCTTGTTCTCGAGGTTCTTGAACAGACCGCCCAGCTCGCTGGGGAAGGCCGACTCGATGAGCGTCTGGTAGCGGCGCATGTCGACGATGTGGTCGACGTGCTCGATGTCGACCGGGCACTGCTCGACGCACGCACCGCAGGTGGTGCAGCTCCACAGCACGTCCTGGTCGATGACGGCGTCGGGCCCGTGCGGGTTGTACGCGGTGAGGGGGTTGTCGATGTCGTAACCGGTGTCGCCGATGAGCGCGGCCTCGAAGACGTTCGGCGCCTGCTGGTAGACGGCGTCGTCGCCGGCCTTGGCGGAGGCGTCCAAGGCGGTGAGGAACGGCGCACGCGCAGCGGCGTTGTCGCGCAGTGTCATCATCAGCAACTTCGGCGACAGGGGCTTCT
This genomic stretch from Calidifontibacter indicus harbors:
- a CDS encoding (Fe-S)-binding protein; the encoded protein is MSPLQIVAAVITLGITLVGVVMAARAVPQITSGFRLGREDKSRGDAKGTRLVTMLREIFGHTRMSRLPIVAIAHWVTMISFIMLSLAVLQSYFQVWDPTFALPIIGHFFLWGWVNEILGWTGIVGILWLIWNRRKNHPGRSAGKDGRKSRFFGSTFWQAYFVELVIAIEIFCVVTLRGLEYALDKTGDGEHADLLHFPLTAWFGEWFTNMGREGIKQFIVVISVIKIVTAMVWLITICRNITMGVAWHRFLAFFNIFFKRNADGRTALGELQPMKVDGKPVTLESLEEMDEDTTFGVGKVEDFTWKGLLDFSTCTECGRCQSQCPAWNTEKPLSPKLLMMTLRDNAAARAPFLTALDASAKAGDDAVYQQAPNVFEAALIGDTGYDIDNPLTAYNPHGPDAVIDQDVLWSCTTCGACVEQCPVDIEHVDHIVDMRRYQTLIESAFPSELGGLFKNLENKGNPWGMAARARLDWAKDLPFEVKVFGQDVESLSEVDYLFWVGCAGAYEDRAKKTTRAVAELLDLAGVDFAVLGDGETCTGDSARRAGNEMLFQALAQQNVETLNEAGASKIIVTCAHCFNTLKNEYPQVGGNYEVLHHTQLLNRLVREKKLTPVTRPGDTPSSVGAASTGRSVTYHDPCYLGRHNNVYAPPRELIGALPGVEYREMERSGMTSFCCGAGGARMWMEEKLGSRINLNRTQEAIATGADRIAIGCPFCRVMLTDGLTAEQSDGRARDDVEVVDVANMLLAAVKTQ